One window from the genome of Bacillus rossius redtenbacheri isolate Brsri chromosome 12, Brsri_v3, whole genome shotgun sequence encodes:
- the LOC134537356 gene encoding src substrate cortactin isoform X1: protein MWKATAGTQVDVSNGDDGSDDWDTDPDFVNDVTEQEQRWGSCTVQGSGRTAGAIDMNALREETTKADAQLKKKQLEEGPKAAFGYGGKFGVQADRMDESAVGHDYVAKVEKHVSQKDYSAGFGGKFGVQTDRVDKSAQGWEYKEKLQKHVSQKDYSSGFGGKFGVQADRQDKSAVGWDHVEKLEKHESQKDYALGFGGKFGLQTDRQDSSAVGWDHVERPEKHASQRDYAVGFGGKFGVQADRQDKSAVGWDHHESLHKHESQVDHKKGFGGKFGVQTDRIDKSAHDFSEQPERVGTNYEKPKPDIGSSKPASLRARFENLAQREEEEARRKAEEEKVRRQDRERREEEQARAREERRVRELLEKERAREQLLASAAPVPPQAAPAEDEAPRPVSQRPGVVEASKESPAEERPASPVPPPAATQERARSPACSPPATEDRLHAGRASGPAPAASPAPVEPPQEQEQQLEADEDAGYTAVALYDYQAAAEDEISFDPDDVITHIEMIDEGWWRGFCRGQYGLFPANYVQLQQ from the exons ATGTGGAAGGCAACCGCCGGGACGCAGGTCGACGTGTCGAACGGCGACGACGGCAGCGACGACTGGGACACGGACCCGGACTTCGTGAACGACGTGACGGAGCAGGAGCAGCGCTGGGGCTCCTGCACGGTGCAGGGGTCCGGCCGGACGGCCGGCGCCATCGA CATGAATGCCCTGCGGGAGGAGACCACTAAAGCGGATGCTCAGTTGAAGAAAAAGCAGTTGGAAGAAGGGCCGAAGGCAGCGTTCGGATACGGCGGCAAGTTTGGCGTGCAGGCAGACAG AATGGACGAGTCGGCAGTGGGCCACGACTACGTTGCGAAAGTGGAGAAGCACGTTTCGCAGAAAGACTACAGCGCCGGCTTCGGGGGAAAGTTCGGCGTGCAGACGGATCGTGTGGACAAG AGTGCGCAGGGCTGGGAGTACAAGGAGAAGCTGCAGAAGCACGTGTCGCAGAAGGACTACAGCTCGGGCTTCGGGGGCAAGTTCGGGGTGCAGGCGGACCGCCAGGACAAGTCGGCCGTCGGCTGGGACCACGTCGAGAAGCTCGAGAAGCACGAGTCGCAGAAGG ACTACGCGCTAGGATTCGGGGGCAAGTTCGGCCTGCAGACGGACAGGCAGGACAGTTCTGCCGTCGGGTGGGATCACGTGGAGCGTCCGGAGAAGCACGCGAGCCAGAGAG actACGCGGTGGGCTTCGGGGGCAAGTTCGGGGTGCAGGCGGACCGCCAGGACAAGTCCGCCGTCGGCTGGGACCACCACGAGAGCCTGCACAAGCACGAGAGCCAGGTGGACCACAAGAAG GGCTTCGGGGGCAAGTTCGGGGTGCAGACGGACCGCATCGACAAGTCTGCCCACGACTTCAGCGAGCAGCCCGAGCGAGTGGGCACCAACTACGAGAAGCCTAAACCAGACATAG GCTCGTCCAAGCCGGCCAGCCTGCGGGCGCGGTTCGAGAACCTGGCGCAGCGCGAGGAGGAGGAGGCGCGGCGCAAAGCGGAGGAGGAGAAGGTGCGGCGCCAGGACCGCGAGCGCCGCGAGGAGGAGCAGGCGCGGGCGCGGGAGGAGAGACGTGTGCGGGAGCTGCTGGAGAAGGAGCGGGCCCGGGAGCAGCTGCTGGCCTCCGCCGCTCCTGTACCCCCGCAG GCGGCTCCAGCAGAAGACGAAGCCCCTCGGCCGGTGAGCCAGCGGCCCGGGGTCGTGGAGGCGAGCAAGGAGTCCCCAGCCGAGGAGAGGCCTGCTAGCCCCGTCCCGCCCCCGGCAGCCACGCAGGAGCGGGCCCGGAGCCCCGCCTGCTCCCCGCCGGCGACCGAGGACAGGCTGCATGCTGGGAGGGCGAGCGGCCCCGCCCCTGCGGCCAGCCCCGCCCCCGTGGAGCCACCGCAGGAGCAGGAGCAGCAGTTGGAGGCAGACGAGGACGCAGGGTACACCGCGGTGGCACTGTACGACTACCAGGCCG cTGCCGAAGATGAGATCTCTTTTGATCCAGATGATGTTATAACCCACATTGAAATG ATCGATGAGGGCTGGTGGCGGGGGTTCTGCCGAGGCCAGTACGGTCTGTTCCCGGCCAACTACGTCCAGCTGCAGCAGTGA
- the LOC134537356 gene encoding src substrate cortactin isoform X2 — MWKATAGTQVDVSNGDDGSDDWDTDPDFVNDVTEQEQRWGSCTVQGSGRTAGAIDMNALREETTKADAQLKKKQLEEGPKAAFGYGGKFGVQADRMDESAVGHDYVAKVEKHVSQKDYSAGFGGKFGVQTDRVDKSAQGWEYKEKLQKHVSQKDYSSGFGGKFGVQADRQDKSAVGWDHVEKLEKHESQKDYAVGFGGKFGVQADRQDKSAVGWDHHESLHKHESQVDHKKGFGGKFGVQTDRIDKSAHDFSEQPERVGTNYEKPKPDIGSSKPASLRARFENLAQREEEEARRKAEEEKVRRQDRERREEEQARAREERRVRELLEKERAREQLLASAAPVPPQAAPAEDEAPRPVSQRPGVVEASKESPAEERPASPVPPPAATQERARSPACSPPATEDRLHAGRASGPAPAASPAPVEPPQEQEQQLEADEDAGYTAVALYDYQAAAEDEISFDPDDVITHIEMIDEGWWRGFCRGQYGLFPANYVQLQQ; from the exons ATGTGGAAGGCAACCGCCGGGACGCAGGTCGACGTGTCGAACGGCGACGACGGCAGCGACGACTGGGACACGGACCCGGACTTCGTGAACGACGTGACGGAGCAGGAGCAGCGCTGGGGCTCCTGCACGGTGCAGGGGTCCGGCCGGACGGCCGGCGCCATCGA CATGAATGCCCTGCGGGAGGAGACCACTAAAGCGGATGCTCAGTTGAAGAAAAAGCAGTTGGAAGAAGGGCCGAAGGCAGCGTTCGGATACGGCGGCAAGTTTGGCGTGCAGGCAGACAG AATGGACGAGTCGGCAGTGGGCCACGACTACGTTGCGAAAGTGGAGAAGCACGTTTCGCAGAAAGACTACAGCGCCGGCTTCGGGGGAAAGTTCGGCGTGCAGACGGATCGTGTGGACAAG AGTGCGCAGGGCTGGGAGTACAAGGAGAAGCTGCAGAAGCACGTGTCGCAGAAGGACTACAGCTCGGGCTTCGGGGGCAAGTTCGGGGTGCAGGCGGACCGCCAGGACAAGTCGGCCGTCGGCTGGGACCACGTCGAGAAGCTCGAGAAGCACGAGTCGCAGAAGG actACGCGGTGGGCTTCGGGGGCAAGTTCGGGGTGCAGGCGGACCGCCAGGACAAGTCCGCCGTCGGCTGGGACCACCACGAGAGCCTGCACAAGCACGAGAGCCAGGTGGACCACAAGAAG GGCTTCGGGGGCAAGTTCGGGGTGCAGACGGACCGCATCGACAAGTCTGCCCACGACTTCAGCGAGCAGCCCGAGCGAGTGGGCACCAACTACGAGAAGCCTAAACCAGACATAG GCTCGTCCAAGCCGGCCAGCCTGCGGGCGCGGTTCGAGAACCTGGCGCAGCGCGAGGAGGAGGAGGCGCGGCGCAAAGCGGAGGAGGAGAAGGTGCGGCGCCAGGACCGCGAGCGCCGCGAGGAGGAGCAGGCGCGGGCGCGGGAGGAGAGACGTGTGCGGGAGCTGCTGGAGAAGGAGCGGGCCCGGGAGCAGCTGCTGGCCTCCGCCGCTCCTGTACCCCCGCAG GCGGCTCCAGCAGAAGACGAAGCCCCTCGGCCGGTGAGCCAGCGGCCCGGGGTCGTGGAGGCGAGCAAGGAGTCCCCAGCCGAGGAGAGGCCTGCTAGCCCCGTCCCGCCCCCGGCAGCCACGCAGGAGCGGGCCCGGAGCCCCGCCTGCTCCCCGCCGGCGACCGAGGACAGGCTGCATGCTGGGAGGGCGAGCGGCCCCGCCCCTGCGGCCAGCCCCGCCCCCGTGGAGCCACCGCAGGAGCAGGAGCAGCAGTTGGAGGCAGACGAGGACGCAGGGTACACCGCGGTGGCACTGTACGACTACCAGGCCG cTGCCGAAGATGAGATCTCTTTTGATCCAGATGATGTTATAACCCACATTGAAATG ATCGATGAGGGCTGGTGGCGGGGGTTCTGCCGAGGCCAGTACGGTCTGTTCCCGGCCAACTACGTCCAGCTGCAGCAGTGA